From the genome of Anopheles moucheti chromosome 3, idAnoMoucSN_F20_07, whole genome shotgun sequence, one region includes:
- the LOC128302049 gene encoding ubiquitin-conjugating enzyme E2Q-like protein 1 — protein sequence MSSRSKEKVTAAIRKFFKSSESKSKESKDKDGNGTHTAAPTDATDSNHLHLPHGHHHHPHHSSSVATVHTGPGGSGSGGPSAGNVAGSGPNGGSAVSNGNSGSNSSSSNSKATTDSPMRRLRCVVAPTTTPMVNVPVSKPLDTTIRSRRLMKELKEIERLQHSRTDPCFTVELMNDNLYEWHARLYRIDPDSPLAEDLVELNIPFILLHLVFPENFPFAPPFMRVVEPRIEKGFVMEGGAICMELLTPRGWASAYTVEAILMQFAASLVKGQGRVSRKPKSAKDFSRRSAEEAFRSLVKTHEKYGWVTPALNDG from the exons ATGTCGTCCAGATCAAAGGAGAAAGTAACGGCCGCCATTAGGAAGTTCTTCAAAAGCTCGGAAAGCAAGAGCAAAGAAAGTAAAGACAAGGATGGTAACGGCACCCACACGGCCGCACCAACAGATGCTACAGATTCGAACCACCTGCACTTACCCCACGgtcaccaccatcacccgcACCACTCGTCGTCTGTGGCGACCGTACACACCGGTCCGGGGGGCAGCGGGAGCGGTGGACCGAGCGCGGGGAATGTGGCGGGCAGTGGGCCGAACGGTGGAAGCGCAGTGTCGAATGGCAACAGTGGTAGtaatagtagcagcagcaacagtaaaGCCACCACCGACAGCCCCATGAGGCGATTACGATG TGTTGTGGCCCCTACCACGACTCCCATGGTGAACGTTCCTGTATCGAAACCTCTCGACACCACCATCCGTTCGAGGCGACTTATGAAGGAGCTGAAGGAAATCGAACGGTTACAGCACTCACGGACGGATCCATGCTTTACG GTAGAGTTGATGAATGATAATCTGTACGAGTGGCACGCACGGTTGTATCGGATCGATCCCGATTCACCGCTGGCCGAAGATTTGGTCGAACTTAACATTCCCTTCATCCTGCTGCATCTGGTGTTCCCGGAGAACTTTCCCTTTGCACCGCCATTTATGCGCGTCGTTGAGCCACGGATCGAGAAGGGTTTCGTGATGGAGGGTGGCGCCATCTGTATGGAGCTGCTGACGCCCCGTGGATGGGCGAGTGCCTACACGGTCGAAGCGATACTGATGCAGTTTGCGGCAAGCTTAGTGAAGGGGCAGGGCCGTGTGTCGAGGAAACCCAAATCAGCCAAGGATTTCAGTCG ACGGTCAGCAGAGGAAGCCTTTCGATCGCTGGTGAAAACACATGAAAAGTATGGTTGGGTAACGCCCGCCCTCAACGATGGTTAG